The region GATATTTTCTTGTTGGAAAGAAAAACAAACTGGATCAAAGAGTTGGATTTATTTAATGAAAAGAAATAAAAAAGTCAGCCACTAATTACTCGAATTTACACGAAAACAAATTGATCATTTGTGAAATTCAAATTAGGAAAAAACAGAATTAATTAGTGCCAATTGGTGAAATTCGTGGCAAAAAAATAAAAACTAAGAATGAAAAATTTACTTCTTTATATTTTACTAACCGTTTCTTTTGCAGTTTCTGCACAAGAAAAAGACAAATCATTGCCTGTTGGGAATGAAGAATATAAACAGAATAAATTTGTTGATGCTGAGGCAAATTATAGAATTTCGGAATCAAAATTTCCTAAAAAATCAACAGCACCATATAATTTAGGAAACACTATTTATAGACAAAATCAGATTTCTGAGGCTAAATACGCTTACGCGAAAGCCATAAAAAATGCCAAAACGCGACCTGAAAAACATAAAGCTTTTCACAACCTTGGAAATACTTTCATGAAAGAGAAAGATTACACACAGGCAGTAGAAGCTTACAAACAAGCCTTACGTAATGATCCAACTGATGATGAAACGCGCTATAATTATGCTTACGCAAAACAGAAACTAAAAGAGAATCCGCCGAAAAACGATCAGAACAAAGACAAGAATAAGGATAAGGACAAAAACAAGGATAAAAATAAAGATAAAGACAAGGACAAAAATAAAGATCAGAACAAAGACAAGGATAAAAAAGACGACAAAGGCGATCAGGATAAAGACAAAAAAGATGGCAAAAATGACCCTAAGAAAGACGACAAGTCAGACAATCAGGGACAGCCAAAACCACAGCCAGGCGGAATATCTAAAGAGCGAGTTCAGAATTTGTTAGATGCGGTAAACAACGAAGAAAAGAAAATTCAGGATAAAGTTAACGCTCAAAAAGTAAAAGGTAACCCAAAGAAAACAGAAAAAGACTGGTAAAATAAGTTGAATCGTTTAATCGTTTATTTGTTATATCACAAAACGGTTAAACGATTAAACAGTTAAACAAACAACGATTAAAACAAGTAATGAAAAGATATTTAATTCTATTTCTACTCACTTTTCAAGGACTTATGGCTCAGGTGCAATTTGAAGCCAAAGTCAGCAAAAATACACTTGGACTGAACGAAAGACTCCGTATAGACTTCATCATGAATGTTGACGGAGATAACTTCGAGCAACCTGCTTTTGAAGGATTCAGACTTGTTGCAGGACCAAGTCAGCAAATCAGCCAGTCGTGGATAAACGGAAGAAGTTCTTTTCAAAAAATTTATTCTTATATCATACAACCTGAAAGAAAAGGAGCGCTTCTTATCAAACCGGCTGCAATAGAATACAACGGACAAGTTTATAAAACTTCTCCAATAAAAGTTACTGTTACAAATGCTGTAGCGCAAGAGAGAGATCCATCTGACAGACCTCCGGGATCACCAAATGAACTATTGACTTTGGTTGCAGAAATTTCAAAAACAAACCCGTATTTAAATGAACCGATTACGGCAGTTTACAAATTGTATTTCAACAACATTGGCGTTACCGGTTTTAAAGAATTGGCTAAACCAAAATACAATGATTTCTGGAATCAAAATATTGATATTAAGCAACTGGCAATTGAAGAGGGTTCTTTTCAGGGACAAAGATGTTATTATGTTATTTTAAAGAAAACTATTTTATATCCTCAAAAATCAGGAAAACTAACTATAGAGCCCCTTTCGTTAGACATTGGGATACAAGTAGCTTCTGGTAAAATAAATATGTTTGGCCAGGTAATTCCAATAGATGACAACAGAGTAGTTTCTGCCGGAGCCAAAACAATCAATGTAAAGCCATTACCTGAGGCAGGTAAACCAGAAAGTTTTACAGGTGCTGTTGGTAAGCTGAACTTTACGGTTACTCCTTCAAAAACAACACTTAAAAATGGTGAAGGGCTTGACTTAATTGTAAGCGCACAGGGAACTGGAAATATGAAGTTATTTACGCTTCCAAAACCTGTTGTACCGAATGCATTGGAAATGTACGATCCTGTTCATGACGAAAGTGTAACCACTTCGTTGGCCGGAATGTCTGGGAGAATTTCAGACAAATATACTATTGTTCCTCAATACAGAGGAAAATATGCCATTAAACCAATGCAGTTCTCGTATTTTGATTTGAGTTCCGGTACTTATAAAACCATCACTTCAAAAGAAATTATGATTGATGTTCTGGACGGACCAACACCTGCTGAAGCGAATACAGGAGCGCCTTCTAAAAATGCTACTGCTCAAACGGATCATTTTGTAAACATCAAATCTAAGACAGTTTTAGCGTCTATTGCTAAAAAAGAGTTTTACGGCTCAGATTTATATTTAGGTTTATTATTTGCTCCTTTCATCATTATTCCGCTGATTATTTTAGCTAAGAAGAAAAAAGAGGCTATGGACAGTGATGTTACCGGAAACAGAATTAGAATGAACAATAAACTGGCTAAAAAATATCTGTCACAGGCGAAAAAACATCTTAATAATAAAGAACCTTTCTATATCGCACTAGAAAAAGCAATGCATAATTTCTTAAAAGCGAAATTGCATATAGAAACTTCTGAAATGAGTAAAGATAATATCAGAGAATTGTTATTGTCCAGAAACGCCAATGCAGAAACAGTTCAGAATTTTATTGACTTAACTGAAAACTGTGAATTTGCACGTTA is a window of Flavobacterium crocinum DNA encoding:
- a CDS encoding tetratricopeptide repeat protein yields the protein MKNLLLYILLTVSFAVSAQEKDKSLPVGNEEYKQNKFVDAEANYRISESKFPKKSTAPYNLGNTIYRQNQISEAKYAYAKAIKNAKTRPEKHKAFHNLGNTFMKEKDYTQAVEAYKQALRNDPTDDETRYNYAYAKQKLKENPPKNDQNKDKNKDKDKNKDKNKDKDKDKNKDQNKDKDKKDDKGDQDKDKKDGKNDPKKDDKSDNQGQPKPQPGGISKERVQNLLDAVNNEEKKIQDKVNAQKVKGNPKKTEKDW
- a CDS encoding BatD family protein, with the translated sequence MKRYLILFLLTFQGLMAQVQFEAKVSKNTLGLNERLRIDFIMNVDGDNFEQPAFEGFRLVAGPSQQISQSWINGRSSFQKIYSYIIQPERKGALLIKPAAIEYNGQVYKTSPIKVTVTNAVAQERDPSDRPPGSPNELLTLVAEISKTNPYLNEPITAVYKLYFNNIGVTGFKELAKPKYNDFWNQNIDIKQLAIEEGSFQGQRCYYVILKKTILYPQKSGKLTIEPLSLDIGIQVASGKINMFGQVIPIDDNRVVSAGAKTINVKPLPEAGKPESFTGAVGKLNFTVTPSKTTLKNGEGLDLIVSAQGTGNMKLFTLPKPVVPNALEMYDPVHDESVTTSLAGMSGRISDKYTIVPQYRGKYAIKPMQFSYFDLSSGTYKTITSKEIMIDVLDGPTPAEANTGAPSKNATAQTDHFVNIKSKTVLASIAKKEFYGSDLYLGLLFAPFIIIPLIILAKKKKEAMDSDVTGNRIRMNNKLAKKYLSQAKKHLNNKEPFYIALEKAMHNFLKAKLHIETSEMSKDNIRELLLSRNANAETVQNFIDLTENCEFARYAPASSASIQQDYNKAVLIISELEKQIV